One Terriglobales bacterium DNA segment encodes these proteins:
- the dacB gene encoding D-alanyl-D-alanine carboxypeptidase/D-alanyl-D-alanine-endopeptidase, producing ELASLSTFSVTTLAPAAGGPTRTPSALNPPLVLASHQSQALLDDLTVTNKVSQNLHAELLLRLLGREKGTTGTIEGGLEVVRGFLTQAGISPDDYFFADGSGLSRLNLVAPRAVVRLLQYASTQPWGQQFRQTLPVAGEDGTLVNRLKTAPAAGQVDAKSGALGHVSALSGYATTAAGEPLIFSILVNNTSLPGARTEDLIDRVVEAMVNDLPPAGKK from the coding sequence GAGCTGGCCAGCCTCTCCACCTTCAGCGTGACCACGCTGGCGCCCGCGGCCGGCGGCCCCACCCGCACGCCCAGCGCCCTGAACCCGCCGCTGGTGCTGGCCTCGCACCAGTCGCAGGCGCTGCTCGACGACCTCACCGTCACCAACAAGGTCAGCCAGAACCTGCACGCCGAACTGCTGCTGCGCCTGCTGGGGCGGGAGAAGGGCACCACCGGCACCATCGAGGGCGGGCTGGAGGTGGTCAGGGGCTTCCTGACCCAGGCCGGCATCTCGCCCGACGACTACTTCTTCGCCGACGGCTCCGGGCTCTCGCGGCTGAACCTGGTGGCGCCGCGCGCCGTCGTGCGCCTGCTGCAGTACGCCTCCACCCAGCCCTGGGGCCAGCAGTTCCGCCAGACGCTGCCGGTGGCGGGCGAGGACGGCACCCTGGTCAACCGCCTCAAGACGGCGCCCGCGGCCGGACAGGTGGACGCCAAGAGCGGCGCCCTGGGCCACGTCAGCGCGCTTTCCGGCTACGCCACCACCGCCGCCGGCGAGCCCTTGATCTTCTCCATCCTGGTCAACAACACCAGCCTGCCCGGCGCCCGCACCGAGGACCTGATCGACCGGGTCGTGGAGGCCATGGTCAACGACCTGCCCCCAGCCGGCAAGAAGTAG
- a CDS encoding prepilin-type N-terminal cleavage/methylation domain-containing protein yields MKRQKQSGFSLIELLIVVAIILIIAAIAIPNLLRSKIAANEASAVQSMRAINTAEITYYSTWGTGFAPLPNLGGPNPCPNPPTATSACILDSFLSQPPFQKSGYAFGTPVPGALGTTASPNLTYQANADPIAAGQTGVRHFFTDNSGVIRFNAAAPANSNDAPLQ; encoded by the coding sequence ATGAAGAGACAGAAGCAGAGTGGTTTCTCGCTGATTGAGTTGCTGATCGTGGTGGCGATCATCCTGATCATCGCGGCCATCGCCATTCCCAACCTGCTGCGCTCGAAGATCGCTGCCAACGAGGCTTCGGCGGTGCAATCGATGCGCGCCATCAACACCGCCGAGATCACCTACTACAGCACTTGGGGCACCGGCTTCGCGCCCCTGCCGAATCTGGGCGGGCCCAACCCCTGCCCCAACCCTCCCACCGCCACCAGCGCGTGCATCCTCGATTCGTTCCTGTCGCAGCCGCCCTTCCAGAAGAGCGGCTATGCCTTCGGCACTCCCGTCCCGGGAGCTTTGGGCACGACGGCATCGCCGAACCTGACCTACCAGGCGAATGCCGACCCCATCGCCGCCGGGCAGACAGGAGTGCGTCACTTCTTCACCGATAACTCCGGGGTGATCC